The Nicotiana tomentosiformis chromosome 2, ASM39032v3, whole genome shotgun sequence genome includes the window ctaagttatatggtattgatttagtgaaggatgccttggagaaagtgaagttgattCACGAGCAACTtcacacagcacagtccagatagaagagttatgcggatcataaggcgtgtgatttatatttatggtgggcgagaaggttctcttgaaagtctcgccgatgaaggggatcatgaggttcaggaagagggcaagttgagcccaaggttcataggtccatttgaggtattgaggagagttggggaggttgcttatgagcttgccttacctctaAGTATATCGGAAATTCATCTGGTTTTCCATGTTGTgttgtctatgctccgaaagtatcatgccgacaggtcacGTGTGTTAGACTACAGCAcgattcagctagatgagagcctaggttatgaggaggagctagttgccattgttgacaggcaggtttgctagttgaggtccaaaaagatttctacggtaaaggttcagtggaggggtcaaccagtagaggagacgacttgggagaccgaggaggacatacgAAACAGATACCCACACctattcggcactccaggtatgattctagacctgtttgaggatgaacatttgtttaagaggtggagaatctaacgacccgaccagtcgttttgccttctagatctctattctcctaaataagactccccgtatatgcttttactttTTTATGACTTGTGAGGATTGTTAGTTCGGATTTGAAAGGGTTCAGGTTAAAATCAGAACAcctagttccttaatattggcttaaaatggttaagtttgacttgagtcaacgttttgagtaaacgacctcgaaatcgaaatttgacggtcccaataggtacgtatgatgattttggacttggacatatgttcggatcgggtttcggataacccgggagcatttcggcgcttaataatGAAAGTTGgagcattgaaggttttcaagttctttaagtttgctttggagtaggttttggtgttatcgaggtccatttgggattccgagcctaggaatagttccgtatagtgattaagacttgcacgcgaaatttggtgtcatttcgagtagtctaagtatgattcgatcCGTTCAGAGCAAGTTGAAAACatgaagttcataatttgattcaatttggttttggagtgcagttcttagttttgatgttgtttttcatgttttaagagatcgagcaggtccgtattatatttatgtACTTATTGGAGCATTTGGACGAGGTCTTGggtggctcgggtaagtttcggaacGCCCATAACTATGTCCCAAAATTCTGGtgtgctggttctggtttccttctccgCGATCACGAAAGCTGTGTCGCGTTTGCGGAGAAGGAAAATGTGGGGGATGATATTTTGCTCTACGCAGTCGCGACCCCTTGCCCGCGTTTGCGAAGGTCTGGGACCTGTGgcctccgcgttcgcgtagggacATGGGCCTCAGGGGTGTGAGCtccttcttcttcgcgttcgcgagctggACCCCGCGTTCGCGTGTGGGACCTCGCTTTCGCGATGGCCATTTTCCGGGGCCCTAGGCAgattgccttcgcgatcgcgatcgcggtctcttttccgcgatcgcaaagaaggaatgcctgggcagtgacttgttttaaaaatggggcttaggccattttctctcatttttcatttccttggccgattttggagtttcttggagaggggttttcacctagctattgaaggtaagttattcctacccaatgtaagtttaatacatagattttaGGTAAGTTTTAAATGTAAAATGTGGACATTTTGGAGATTGTTGagaaacctaggttttgataaaaatgagatttaaccacaaaaatgattagggaattgggtagaaattatatatttgaattcgtgaggttatgggtaacagttattttcaaaaatttccgaaatccgggcacgtgtgcccgggggtgaattttaaggatcttccaatttgggttgggtaatttctCTAAtggctaaattatgaacttatgagtgtgtattgattaatttatataatatttggctagtttcggattgattggcaccaagttgaggcttaAGAGCGGATTTATggaccggaagtgagcttgagaacgaggtaagtctctagcctaaccttgtaagagggaactcatccccttaggcaGTGGCGAGGCCACATGGTTataagggtggtcaactgaccacccttcgtcgaaaaattacactgtgtacataggtaaaatattatattttagaggtatataacacatattgaacaccctttgtcataaaatttttacttttttaaaatttgaacacccttggAGAAATTTCAAGCTTCGCCACTGCCCTTAGGTGTACTTTTGTTGTgcattacttgtgtggggagctatgtacgcatgaggtgacgagagtccgtgcgtagctatatttcacgatatgtccgggtagtcttagatccacatcatgctttaattgtactgttgtgtttattatgcatattaattgtcttgaatagagcagattttcaatttaaatttattattttgggaagaattgaggaatacataataactctgagaaatccatgtcctctcgcgtcgcaagtacttccgtgagcgaggtaaacttctttactctcatgggagcgggtcgttcgcctcggcagtataatagatgaatctatggttcgtgtcgttcgaccctcagcagtgcacatATTATTTTGGATCGGATCGTACGACCTCGTCATAAATCGTGCATGATAATACTCCGAGCccgaatacacttgatattatttttatgacttgagatgttattatttatttaatggcCTGAAATTGTTAAAGTTAGCGTGGGTCAATTGGAGACTTTTAAATTGATTATAAGTTAAAGAACCATTTATTCATTGTTGgttattgtgttatttttattattcatgtattccatgcctatgtagaatttttgtatttatattattggccCGTAATAAATGTCGATAtcggcccctcgtcactacttcttcgaggttagattgaatacttactgggtacatattatttatgtactcacgctacacttttgcactaatcgtacaggatctgaggcaagtGTATCTGGCGTTCATTCAGGCGCGCACCCCCGTCATCCTGAGGCATaatggtgagctgctctctgagtccgttctgtagcacccgcagtctctcttttgtatttattttctgtctatcttgtttcagacagtagcataggtgttttgtatattatactagtttctcatacacttgtgacgccGGATCTTGGgaatatgctagtagacacttcaTGGTTTTTGGTATTTATTTCTCGTGTCTTGCTCTTTCATTGGTTCACGCCTTATCTTAATATAGTTTTTcactttttatttacttaataaataaaaattaactattttgaaattattaaagaaaataaatacatggctagttcatcGTTGGTTTACTTAGCGACGACGTTGGGCGTCATCGCGTCCTataagggaaattgggtcgtgacaattttaatatatttaatttgTTTTTTATCAACATATTATTAGAACGATAAATTTAAACTTTTTATAACCGAACATCGTTAGTTACGTCCTTAGATTTGAAATACCAGCATCCAAATATAAAGCCATACATATAAAGAATTGGCATAAACTGtgggacaagagtgggttgctctagtggtgagcaccctccgcttccaaccaagaggttgtgagttcaagtcaccccaagagcaaggtggagagttcttgtcGGCTATGTCTATCGGAAACAAACATAGGATATTCTTGTAGCTAATTAGCAGTAACCAAAAAAGGTTGCAAATATAACTACGAAGAAATTGTTAAAATACAAGTAATTTTTTAACTAtggttaaaaataataattatagtTATATAAGGTAATATGTGTTATATATTTATTAATCGGATATAGAGATAAAGTTTTATCAAATTTCAATCACATATAATTTAATCGTTTAGAATATATCTAAAAAATTAGTAAGAACTCAATCAATTTTAGAACAATCAGCCGCGCTGAAGGTATTGATCTTACATACATAGATGCGAGAATAAAACAAAGATAGCAAGAAATATAATTACTGGATAACTAGACGCCTAGTGCAGATGGTCCAATAATATTTACGTTTTTTCTTGAAAGAAAGCGGAACAAAGCAGAGTCTCCACTGGCTCTCCAAATCCACAGCTTGAATCATCCCTCCACAGTAAGGACAAGCCCCTGCTGCTGCCTGTCTTTGTAGAAACCTTTCATCTTCATCGCAAACAAATACAAAGCACATCCCCTTAAAGTTTTTTATGTTCCTCCTCTGCTTAGTTCTTTATGTATACCTTTACTTATATTTGATTAATTGAATATTTAACAATCAACCAGTTTCCTctttctggattgatttgattgTCAAAGAAGAAAGATGTTAAAACTGAAGCTAAGTTTATTATTGTATATGGTAGAACAGAGCTGGGTTAAAAGGATGATGGGTTTGGGGGTTAAAAGGGCCAGAAATATATATTTACAAGGACGTGGGAATCTAGTAACATCTGCACCTTTTTCTTAGATATGAAGATTCAAGTAACAAACAAAAACCGTGTTGACTGTTGAGGTATGCTTAATTTTCTTTTCGATTAACTTGAACAGGGAACACTAGATTGTTCTATCTTAATATCTTGTGTGAACTGAtcaaacatatttttcatcaaAGATACTTGTCAACTGCATAGATTAACCATATCTTATTTTTAACGGGAATTTTGTTGAGTGCTAAATTTTATGTCACATGTAAGTAGATAAGATTGTTGACTTGTTTCGTGTATTATTTAATGTACAAAATACATGACATGAAGAAGCACGCAGAGAATGAGTAACAGATAAATTTAtgttcataaataatttagaaaataaCGTCTAATAAGAGTTGAAATCGTCTATTCATAGTGTATTGCCGTGCTCTCACGACTGGGTACTGACCATATAAATATAGAGAGAGATTTTGATTGCCGTGCTCTCACGCCCAATTATTCACGTCTTCTTTTTATAGTGATTTTGACAATTTGGCCCACAGAGCTGCTCTCCGTCCGTGGCAAAGGTGAAAAGATCAAAGCATGGATTACACATTCCACAAACAAATGGGCGAGTGACGAGCATCATCAAGTTCCACAAAACCCTTTTTCTCTTTTGGCGTCTGGTCATTAAGTACAGATTTATTCTAAACATACCCGTATTAGTTATGTAGCATAAAATCACGGCGGGTTAATATAGTTTGCCCCGTTAGTTGGGGGCCAAATCTTTTCGACACACCTCTCCCATACGAACAAACTGTATATTCTGCCTAAAATCATCAATATCTGGATTTAATTATCCATTTCATCAAGTGGTATTGTTAAGTTGGATCCCGAAAAGCTATTTCAATAAAGACAAATAAGAATGTTAAGACTAAAGATTAACTACTTTTAACATCTACAATGTGTTGGTGTTATATACATTTTAATATTAGAACTATAACATTAAAGTACATTATTTCTTGTGAGATAGTGGATATAAATTTGCAAGAAGATAATCATTTTCTTTAGTGTAACTCATGAAACTAATAATGTCATGATCTATCACTAATTAGCCACGAAAGATTAAATTTTATAACCACCAATCATTTTCTGTAATTTTTACTATCTCATTGCCTTATTATTTATTTCATGGAGGAGATTCTACACCTATTAAATATTACGGTTTCTTCCTTGTGTTTGGTATGGAAAAATATTGAAAAATTTACCTAACTATACTATACTAGAAACGTATTTACCACATTTATTTAGGTTCCTTATAAATTACTTTTTATATCTATATTTACAAGTTATATACAAAAccataaaaagaagaaaattcaagTTCCCTTAAATTTAGCCTATCAGTTACACGACACCCACCCTTATTTCCAATAATTCCCCTACATTTAAGATTTTGTTCCTTTTTCAAACgatatcaaaaatattttctctctttcttaaTAATCACCCAAAATCTCTATTTTTTTTGGTAACCCCTCCccccccacccacccacccacccacccaaAAAAACTAATGATTCTTTTCCATTTTCAAAGGTCTTCAAATCCAACTTCTCTCTTTCTTACTGATCACCCAAAATCTCTCTTTCTTATTGATACAACGTAGACGAAATTCGGAATATTTCTCtaaaatcatttttttttctttattttgtctCTCTTTCAAGCTTTACTCTGCATTAACAATGGCTTCACTAATAATAAGAATCATTATATGACTTTTTTTTAATAGAAATCTTCCCAAATTGCTATGTCTTCACTAAAATCTTACGGGTTTGAACTTCGATTTGCAGCTGCTCTCTTCACTGATAGGTTAAAAAATATGAATTATATGATAATTGTATCATATTTGTTTTAGAATTGAATCACAACTGTATCAAAATTGTATGTGACTtgtatatgatacatcaatactcaaaataatacttgatacaatactaatataattataaaacGACTATATAAGATTTTTAGTGTAGAGTTGCGATTGAAACTTGAATAAGATGAAGATCATAATTGTATCACAATTTTTTAGAAATGCATCACatttgtattataattgtatatgtATCATAATTCTTGCATGAGTTGTATTACaaatgtatgataattgtatattTATTGTATATTGTTACAAGCAGTTGGTGAGTTTGTAGCCAATTTCATAGTTTGTATCACAAATATATGATAATTGAATATTAATTTATTAGTATTGTATCATGTATTGTTTTGGGTATTAATGTATACACGTTAGATACAAttgtgatacaaatatgatacaatTATGTTTTAGGCATTGATGCATCTGATACAATTCAAATACAATTATCATACAATTACTGCAACTTCTTCTTTTCGggtttcaatatgaaatttcaCATAAAACCAACTTTATACCTAACTAATCTCCCTCATAATTGAAATATAAACTCCAAAGCATATTCTCAATCATTTGCAAGAATATTCAATCCAAATAAATCACAAAACTGAAAATATGAATAtcgaattcaaagtttcaaaactttttaatggaACAACATTGGAAATAATTCTGGCAACAATCTGAATGTTTCTTCATTTTTAATGTTGTCTAGTCTCCCAGCAAAAGAACTGTGATGACCCagaaggtcatcttatgttttagaactctaATTTGCACTCTTAAGCCgtcaaaatcttatttttacccttctcgatttgtgtACGCAGTCCGGGCAGATTTTCGAAaggcttttatgttgaaaactaataaaaataataatttttgccttaaaagttgattttagttgacgtcggtcaacatttttggtaaatgggctcAGATTCGTGCTTTGatagtcccggtaggtccgtatcaaattatgggacctaggcgtatgcccggaattgaattcggaggtccctaacttaagttatgaatttttgatgaaaattaaaagtctaaaaattatttatttttaagaattgattgatatttgacattgttagtatcaggtccgtattttagttccggagcccggtacaggttcattatgatatttaagacttgtctgtgaaatttggtgagaaacggagttgatttaacgtgatcCGGATGTCAAGTTGAGAAGATATGAGTTTTAAAGTGTTTTTgagattttcatttgatttggtggtaaattcatagttctaggtgttattttggtgatttgatcgcgcaagc containing:
- the LOC104113176 gene encoding uncharacterized protein; amino-acid sequence: MCFVFVCDEDERFLQRQAAAGACPYCGGMIQAVDLESQWRLCFVPLSFKKKRKYYWTICTRRLVIQ